From the genome of Callithrix jacchus isolate 240 chromosome 7, calJac240_pri, whole genome shotgun sequence, one region includes:
- the UCMA gene encoding upper zone of growth plate and cartilage matrix-associated protein isoform X2, giving the protein MTWRQVFLLSGFSALVLLSMLQEGTAQAVGDEASEDAKQKIFMQESDALSFLKRRGRRSPKSQDEANAENRQKLRADELRREYHEEQRNESENFVEEQNDAATTSDPILKPAEKMRLVAHIAIPVF; this is encoded by the exons ATGACTTGGAGACAGGTCTTCCTGCTGTCTGGCTTCTCCGCCCTGGTGCTCCTGTCTA TGCTGCAAGAGGGAACCGCGCAGGCAGTGGGAGACGAGGCCAGCGAGG ATGCAAAACAGAAGATTTTCATGCAGGAATCAGATGCCTTGAGTTTCCTCAAGAGGCGTGGCAGGCGGTCCCCCAAGTCCCAAGATGAGGCCAATG CGGAAAACAGGCAGAAGCTTCGGGCTGATGAGTTGCGCAGAGAATATCATGAGGAACAAAGGAATGAATCTGAGAACTTCGTGGAGGAACAAAACGATG CCGCCACCACATCTGATCCCATCCTGAAGCCAGCAGAGAAGATGAGGCTTGTAGCACACATTGCCATCCCCGTGTTCTAG
- the UCMA gene encoding upper zone of growth plate and cartilage matrix-associated protein isoform X5, translated as MTWRQVFLLSGFSALVLLSTENRQKLRADELRREYHEEQRNESENFVEEQNDEQEERSREAVEQWRQWHYDGLYPSYLYSRHHI; from the exons ATGACTTGGAGACAGGTCTTCCTGCTGTCTGGCTTCTCCGCCCTGGTGCTCCTGTCTA CGGAAAACAGGCAGAAGCTTCGGGCTGATGAGTTGCGCAGAGAATATCATGAGGAACAAAGGAATGAATCTGAGAACTTCGTGGAGGAACAAAACGATG AGCAGGAAGAGAGGAGCCGGGAGGCTGTGGAGCAGTGGCGCCAGTGGCACTATGATGGCCTGTACCCATCCTATCTCTACAGCCGCCACCACATCTGA
- the UCMA gene encoding upper zone of growth plate and cartilage matrix-associated protein isoform X4 codes for MTWRQVFLLSGFSALVLLSNAKQKIFMQESDALSFLKRRGRRSPKSQDEANAENRQKLRADELRREYHEEQRNESENFVEEQNDEQEERSREAVEQWRQWHYDGLYPSYLYSRHHI; via the exons ATGACTTGGAGACAGGTCTTCCTGCTGTCTGGCTTCTCCGCCCTGGTGCTCCTGTCTA ATGCAAAACAGAAGATTTTCATGCAGGAATCAGATGCCTTGAGTTTCCTCAAGAGGCGTGGCAGGCGGTCCCCCAAGTCCCAAGATGAGGCCAATG CGGAAAACAGGCAGAAGCTTCGGGCTGATGAGTTGCGCAGAGAATATCATGAGGAACAAAGGAATGAATCTGAGAACTTCGTGGAGGAACAAAACGATG AGCAGGAAGAGAGGAGCCGGGAGGCTGTGGAGCAGTGGCGCCAGTGGCACTATGATGGCCTGTACCCATCCTATCTCTACAGCCGCCACCACATCTGA
- the UCMA gene encoding upper zone of growth plate and cartilage matrix-associated protein isoform X1 encodes MTWRQVFLLSGFSALVLLSMLQEGTAQAVGDEASEDAKQKIFMQESDALSFLKRRGRRSPKSQDEANAENRQKLRADELRREYHEEQRNESENFVEEQNDEQEERSREAVEQWRQWHYDGLYPSYLYSRHHI; translated from the exons ATGACTTGGAGACAGGTCTTCCTGCTGTCTGGCTTCTCCGCCCTGGTGCTCCTGTCTA TGCTGCAAGAGGGAACCGCGCAGGCAGTGGGAGACGAGGCCAGCGAGG ATGCAAAACAGAAGATTTTCATGCAGGAATCAGATGCCTTGAGTTTCCTCAAGAGGCGTGGCAGGCGGTCCCCCAAGTCCCAAGATGAGGCCAATG CGGAAAACAGGCAGAAGCTTCGGGCTGATGAGTTGCGCAGAGAATATCATGAGGAACAAAGGAATGAATCTGAGAACTTCGTGGAGGAACAAAACGATG AGCAGGAAGAGAGGAGCCGGGAGGCTGTGGAGCAGTGGCGCCAGTGGCACTATGATGGCCTGTACCCATCCTATCTCTACAGCCGCCACCACATCTGA